DNA sequence from the Mesotoga infera genome:
TCCGGTCTTGACTTCATCGTCTCTGCTTCTTAAAGACATCTCCAGTCTCAGTTCTACCGTTCTTAGAACAACTGTCTCTTTTTCAATTGTATCTACTTTTGCATCAAGGAAGTTCATCGATGGATTGCCGATGAAGTCTCCAACGAAGACATTTGCCGGCTGATCGTATATTACAAGCGGCGGCGCATATTGCTGGAGAACACCCTCTTCAAGAAGACAGACCTTGGTTGCCAGAGTCATCGCTTCCAGCTGGTCATGGGTAACGTATACGACAGTCGATTCGATTTCCCTGTGGAGCCGTTTCAACTCGGCTCTCATTTCCATTCTCAGCTTGGCATCCAGGTTAGAGAGCGGTTCATCCATCAGAAGCACCTTAGGATTTGGAGCGAGGGTTCTTGCAATTGCTACTCTCTGCTGCTGACCGCCAGAAAGTTCTGAAGGATACCTGTCAAGAAGGTCGCTTATTTTGACGAGATCCCCCATTTCCTTCACGCGGCTTCTAATTTCCTCTTTGCTCCACTTCATGTTTTCCAGACCGAAAGCAATGTTCTGATAGACTGTCATATGTGGCCACAATGCGTAATTCTGGAAGAGGAGGCCAACGTCTCTCTTGTCAGGCGAGAGATTCAACTGCTTCTCGCTCGAAAAAACCACCTTTCCACCGATGCTGATCTCT
Encoded proteins:
- a CDS encoding ABC transporter ATP-binding protein, producing the protein MPEIILKNLTKTFGSVNAVDNLGLTIEDRDFVTLLGPSGCGKTTTLRMISGLETPTVGEISIGGKVVFSSEKQLNLSPDKRDVGLLFQNYALWPHMTVYQNIAFGLENMKWSKEEIRSRVKEMGDLVKISDLLDRYPSELSGGQQQRVAIARTLAPNPKVLLMDEPLSNLDAKLRMEMRAELKRLHREIESTVVYVTHDQLEAMTLATKVCLLEEGVLQQYAPPLVIYDQPANVFVGDFIGNPSMNFLDAKVDTIEKETVVLRTVELRLEMSLRSRDDEVKTGDEVIIGLRPEDIELKPDTGENTCTIYSTLPSGMETVVRAKIKNTMFSIVVFGRVDFVVDSAMEISFPSSNYLLFNKETKEKIGAGSLKLT